The following DNA comes from bacterium.
CGGATTGTGCAATCATGCCGGTATTAGGCTTGCGGCAATCACAATTCTGGCGATAGCCTTCGACAGTACCATCCGGGTGATGCGGACAATAAAAAAACGCGTCAATGAACGCGTTGTGCTTTCGTAATTCTCGTTGAATAAAATCGTGAAGGATGTGAACATCATTGGGCGTATAAAATCCGCGAGCTATACCGGCTTGGTTGGAAATGACAATGACATAAAAACCGTTGTCATTAAAAAGTTTTATCGCTTCAATCGCTCCATGGATAAACTCAAACTCTTCGACTTTGTAGAGATAATTCTTTTCAACGTTGATCGTGCCGTCACGATCGAGAAAAACGGTCTTGCGCCCGTTCATTTGAGTTTCCCGTTCGAACCGTTATCCTGAATTTTTAAATCACGCA
Coding sequences within:
- the gmhB gene encoding D-glycero-beta-D-manno-heptose 1,7-bisphosphate 7-phosphatase; protein product: MNGRKTVFLDRDGTINVEKNYLYKVEEFEFIHGAIEAIKLFNDNGFYVIVISNQAGIARGFYTPNDVHILHDFIQRELRKHNAFIDAFFYCPHHPDGTVEGYRQNCDCRKPNTGMIAQSEAKFNIDRHQSFVVGDLWSDIRLAENAGMKAVLVKTGYGLQTLEQVEEKNLKITFVAENILEAAKKIVDYAR